One Roseomonas sp. OT10 DNA window includes the following coding sequences:
- a CDS encoding ABC transporter substrate-binding protein, producing MTDAIGRRMLSRRAALALPALIGGGLGGPGPARAQSDGAPKRGGTLTFAVAAEPPTYDLHATGTFAVMHRVAPHYSTLLRYEPGNYPNIVGDLAESWTASDDRLTYTFRLHPGVRFHDGTLLTSEDVKASYDRMRAPPEGVVSNRQPSFGQIASIETPDPLTVVFRMKAVDASIMDTFASPWNSIFSAARLKADPNFPARNIMGTGPFRFVEHVAGSHWVGERFDGYFRQGRPYLDGFRAITMSPAAMVNALSGGQILAEFRGFTPNERDRIVKALGEDARVQESSWMLHMILTFNCQRKPFDDPRVRRALSLAIDRWGGSRNLSKISQLGQVGGLVRPGSEWSATPEEMEKWPGYGRDLAANRAEARRLLREAGAENLTFTLLDRNHQPYVTAGIFMIDQWRQIGVRAEHQQVELSSWYAAQNSGNFEAFVDSFTQFSDDPTNVLVKYISYDRAEVAVARATDRELDRLFDEQAKTIDTAERKKLVRQFESRLLEQSYAVPILWWQRIVVMNSRVRGWSMAPTHMIYQDLGDVWLAA from the coding sequence ATGACGGATGCAATCGGCCGGAGGATGCTGAGCCGCCGGGCCGCCCTGGCCCTGCCGGCCCTGATCGGCGGCGGCCTGGGCGGCCCGGGGCCGGCCCGGGCCCAGTCGGACGGGGCGCCGAAGCGCGGCGGGACGCTGACCTTCGCCGTGGCCGCGGAACCCCCGACCTACGACCTGCACGCGACGGGCACCTTCGCGGTCATGCACCGCGTGGCGCCGCACTACTCCACGCTGCTGCGCTACGAGCCAGGCAATTACCCCAACATCGTCGGCGACCTCGCGGAAAGCTGGACGGCCAGCGACGACAGGCTGACCTACACCTTCCGGCTGCACCCCGGCGTCCGCTTCCATGACGGCACCCTCCTCACCTCCGAGGACGTGAAGGCCAGCTACGACCGGATGCGCGCGCCGCCGGAGGGCGTGGTCTCGAACCGGCAACCCTCCTTCGGACAGATCGCGTCGATCGAGACGCCGGACCCGCTCACGGTGGTGTTCCGCATGAAGGCGGTGGACGCCTCCATCATGGACACCTTCGCCTCTCCCTGGAACTCGATCTTCAGCGCCGCGCGACTGAAGGCGGACCCGAACTTCCCGGCCCGCAACATCATGGGCACCGGCCCCTTCCGCTTCGTGGAGCATGTTGCCGGCTCGCACTGGGTCGGCGAGCGGTTCGACGGCTACTTCCGGCAGGGGAGGCCGTATCTCGATGGCTTCCGGGCCATCACCATGTCGCCCGCCGCCATGGTGAACGCGCTGTCGGGCGGGCAGATCCTGGCGGAGTTCCGCGGCTTCACGCCCAACGAGCGCGACCGGATCGTGAAGGCGCTGGGGGAGGATGCGCGGGTCCAGGAGTCGAGCTGGATGCTGCACATGATCCTGACCTTCAACTGCCAGCGCAAGCCGTTCGACGATCCCCGGGTACGGCGGGCGCTGTCCCTGGCCATCGACCGCTGGGGCGGCTCCCGGAACCTGTCGAAGATCTCCCAGCTCGGCCAGGTGGGCGGGCTGGTGCGCCCGGGCAGCGAATGGTCCGCCACCCCGGAGGAAATGGAGAAGTGGCCGGGCTATGGCCGCGACCTGGCGGCGAACCGCGCCGAGGCCCGGCGCCTGCTGCGGGAGGCGGGGGCGGAGAACCTCACCTTCACCCTGCTGGACCGCAACCACCAGCCCTATGTCACCGCCGGCATCTTCATGATCGACCAGTGGCGGCAGATCGGCGTGCGGGCCGAGCATCAGCAGGTCGAGCTGTCCTCCTGGTACGCGGCCCAGAACAGCGGCAACTTCGAGGCCTTCGTCGATTCCTTCACCCAGTTCAGCGACGACCCGACCAACGTGCTGGTGAAGTACATCTCCTACGACCGCGCCGAGGTCGCGGTGGCACGTGCCACCGACCGCGAGCTCGACCGCCTCTTCGACGAGCAGGCGAAGACCATCGACACGGCGGAGCGCAAGAAGCTGGTCCGGCAGTTCGAGTCGCGGCTGCTGGAGCAGTCCTATGCCGTCCCCATCCTGTGGTGGCAGCGCATCGTGGTGATGAACAGCCGCGTCCGCGGCTGGTCCATGGCGCCGACCCACATGATCTACCAGGACCTGGGCGACGTCTGGCTCGCAGCATGA
- a CDS encoding ABC transporter permease — protein sequence MSAFVEGGQARRRWHWSDLALIRFAAAQPLGMAGLLVVLAMAFAAVFADSLAPFDPEAIDFASMLAPPSAEHPLGTDAFGRDILTRLIYGARTALSIGFLSSFLGCTAGALLGITSAYFGGRVDLVLQRFVDIVLSFPIIVLALVMVTVVGHRPILGIDANLIAAIAIPIVPRAARVVRAAALGVRAMPYIDAARAGGYGSLHIILRHMAPNVVAPYLILLTAYIAQAILLEASLSFLGLGVSEPKPAWGLMLAGDSSNFYQEAPWMILFPGIAISLAVFAFNLLGDSLRDWLDPRFRT from the coding sequence ATGAGCGCCTTCGTGGAAGGTGGGCAGGCACGGCGCCGCTGGCACTGGTCGGACCTGGCGCTGATTCGCTTCGCCGCCGCCCAGCCGCTGGGGATGGCGGGCCTGCTGGTCGTCCTGGCCATGGCCTTCGCCGCGGTCTTCGCGGACTCCCTCGCGCCCTTCGACCCGGAGGCGATCGACTTCGCCTCGATGCTCGCGCCGCCCTCGGCGGAGCACCCTCTGGGCACGGACGCCTTCGGGCGTGACATCCTGACCCGGCTGATCTACGGCGCGCGGACCGCGTTGAGCATCGGCTTCCTCTCCTCCTTTCTCGGCTGCACCGCCGGCGCGCTGCTGGGGATCACCTCGGCCTATTTCGGCGGCCGCGTGGACCTGGTGCTGCAACGCTTCGTGGACATCGTGCTGTCCTTCCCGATCATCGTCCTGGCGCTGGTCATGGTCACGGTGGTCGGGCACCGGCCGATCCTGGGGATCGATGCGAACCTCATCGCCGCCATCGCCATCCCCATCGTGCCGCGCGCGGCGCGCGTGGTGCGCGCGGCGGCGCTGGGCGTCCGGGCCATGCCCTATATCGATGCCGCGCGCGCGGGCGGCTATGGCAGCCTCCACATCATCCTGCGGCACATGGCGCCCAACGTGGTGGCGCCCTACCTGATCCTCCTGACCGCCTACATCGCCCAGGCCATCCTGCTGGAGGCGTCCCTGTCCTTCCTCGGGCTCGGAGTGTCGGAGCCGAAGCCCGCCTGGGGGCTGATGCTGGCCGGTGATTCGTCGAACTTCTACCAGGAGGCGCCGTGGATGATCCTGTTCCCCGGGATCGCGATCTCGCTCGCGGTCTTCGCCTTCAACCTGCTGGGGGACTCGCTGCGCGACTGGCTGGATCCGCGGTTCCGGACCTGA
- a CDS encoding Zn-ribbon domain-containing OB-fold protein, which produces MDTGIASTPAPVMGLYDRPMWQSIRERRMQLQRCRHCGTWQYPPGPACSACLSEELEWSAISGKGSILSWVIFHRQYLPAYPAPYNVIAVQLDEGPVMISNLEGPAPDGSWIGRRVELVFHDMPDGAVLPRFRLEG; this is translated from the coding sequence ATGGACACCGGCATCGCATCCACGCCCGCCCCCGTGATGGGGCTGTACGACCGTCCGATGTGGCAGAGCATCCGCGAGCGCAGGATGCAGCTGCAACGCTGCCGGCACTGCGGCACCTGGCAGTACCCTCCGGGCCCGGCCTGCAGCGCGTGCCTGTCCGAGGAACTGGAGTGGTCCGCCATCTCCGGCAAGGGCAGCATCCTCTCCTGGGTGATCTTCCACAGGCAGTACCTGCCGGCCTATCCGGCGCCGTACAACGTCATCGCCGTGCAACTCGACGAAGGCCCGGTCATGATCAGCAACCTGGAAGGCCCGGCGCCGGACGGTAGCTGGATCGGACGGCGCGTCGAGCTCGTCTTCCACGACATGCCGGACGGCGCCGTGCTGCCCCGCTTCAGGCTGGAGGGGTGA
- a CDS encoding metallophosphoesterase family protein, translating to MRDACGIVFVGDIHRHWRYVEEGLAALPAPPRAAVLLGDMECDEPLDRLAAPLLRRGVAVHWIFGNHDYDGGPEMWANLSAPQRNPLTAPGALHGRVVEIGGLRVAGLGGVFRRRVWEPPEPPRLQARAELEADLATLEAGWNAAQRRALADALAAMAIWPEDWEALRRQRADILVTHEAPSSHPIGAAALEELARALGARLLVHGHHHVNTLSTAPDGLRVLGVASGWGVAADGAILWPGEAPRWLGAAPAGWRRERVPDRVGGPACP from the coding sequence GTGCGCGACGCCTGCGGCATCGTTTTCGTCGGCGATATCCATCGCCACTGGCGCTATGTGGAGGAAGGTCTCGCGGCCCTGCCGGCGCCGCCGCGCGCGGCGGTGCTGCTGGGCGACATGGAATGCGACGAGCCCCTGGACAGGCTGGCGGCGCCGCTGCTGCGGCGAGGCGTGGCGGTGCACTGGATCTTCGGCAACCACGACTACGATGGCGGGCCGGAGATGTGGGCAAACCTGTCCGCGCCGCAGCGCAATCCCCTGACCGCGCCGGGGGCCCTGCACGGACGCGTGGTGGAGATCGGGGGGCTGCGTGTCGCCGGGCTGGGCGGCGTGTTCCGCCGCCGCGTCTGGGAGCCGCCGGAACCGCCACGCCTGCAGGCCCGCGCGGAGCTGGAAGCGGACCTCGCGACGCTGGAGGCGGGCTGGAACGCCGCGCAGCGCAGGGCGCTCGCCGATGCGCTGGCGGCGATGGCCATCTGGCCGGAGGACTGGGAGGCGCTGCGGCGACAGCGCGCCGACATCCTGGTGACGCACGAGGCGCCGTCCAGCCATCCGATCGGCGCCGCGGCGCTGGAGGAGCTGGCACGCGCCCTGGGCGCAAGGCTGCTGGTGCACGGCCACCACCACGTCAACACGCTGTCCACCGCGCCGGACGGTCTGCGCGTGCTGGGCGTGGCCTCGGGCTGGGGAGTGGCGGCCGACGGCGCCATCCTGTGGCCGGGCGAGGCACCGCGCTGGCTCGGCGCGGCGCCGGCGGGCTGGCGGCGCGAGAGGGTGCCCGACCGGGTGGGCGGGCCGGCATGCCCATGA
- a CDS encoding thiolase family protein, which produces MSDYTHLKDRIAVVGVGNTRYGNFPEKDDYGLGAEAFRHAVDDCGLDKNKVDGLLVCRIPYYARMGEILGLSPRWTMPLPPHGRMSAMGIIEAAAALDAGLCDYAALIYANIGRSRRVNYGGEESPGVWDPFGFTSPGAAHALMFQQHRALYGTTTRQLAEVSVAFRHHACLNPDAVMKQPISIDDHEAARPIVEPLRLLDYCLINDGAVCLILTTKERARDLRKRPILISGIGGREAYETASIANYDPDCWYHQGRDVARQVYGMAGVGPADVDTLMCYDNFSPTVLFSLEGLGFCGRGESGGFVEGGTLKLGGRLPTNTDGGHLSNSYMQGWALNAEAVRQLRGECGERQVEGAEVAQFCAITPCSRSIIYTRG; this is translated from the coding sequence ATGAGCGACTACACCCATCTGAAGGACCGGATCGCCGTCGTCGGCGTGGGGAACACCCGCTACGGCAACTTCCCCGAGAAGGACGACTACGGCCTGGGGGCGGAGGCGTTCCGCCACGCCGTCGACGACTGCGGCCTCGACAAGAACAAGGTCGACGGGCTGTTGGTGTGCCGCATCCCGTACTACGCACGCATGGGCGAGATCCTTGGCCTCTCGCCACGATGGACGATGCCGTTGCCGCCGCATGGCCGCATGTCAGCGATGGGCATCATCGAGGCCGCCGCGGCGCTGGATGCCGGGCTCTGCGACTACGCCGCGCTGATCTACGCCAATATCGGGCGGTCGCGGCGGGTCAACTACGGCGGGGAGGAGAGCCCCGGCGTCTGGGACCCCTTCGGCTTCACCTCGCCGGGTGCTGCGCACGCGCTGATGTTCCAGCAGCATCGCGCCCTCTACGGCACCACGACGCGGCAGCTGGCCGAGGTGTCGGTGGCCTTCCGCCACCACGCCTGCCTGAACCCCGACGCGGTGATGAAGCAGCCGATCAGCATCGACGATCATGAGGCCGCGCGCCCGATCGTGGAGCCGCTGCGGCTCCTCGACTACTGCCTGATCAATGATGGCGCCGTGTGCCTGATCCTGACGACGAAGGAGCGGGCGCGCGATCTGCGGAAGCGGCCCATCCTGATCTCCGGCATCGGGGGGCGCGAAGCCTACGAGACGGCCTCGATCGCCAATTACGACCCGGATTGCTGGTACCACCAGGGACGCGACGTGGCCCGTCAGGTCTACGGGATGGCCGGGGTCGGGCCAGCGGACGTCGATACCCTGATGTGCTACGACAATTTCAGCCCCACGGTCCTCTTCAGCCTGGAGGGGCTGGGCTTCTGCGGCCGCGGCGAATCCGGCGGCTTCGTCGAGGGCGGCACGCTGAAGCTGGGCGGGCGGCTTCCCACCAACACCGATGGCGGGCACCTCTCCAACTCCTACATGCAGGGCTGGGCCCTGAACGCCGAGGCGGTACGGCAGCTGCGCGGCGAATGCGGCGAGCGCCAGGTGGAAGGCGCCGAGGTGGCGCAGTTCTGCGCCATCACGCCCTGCTCGCGCTCCATCATCTACACCCGGGGTTGA
- a CDS encoding Zn-ribbon domain-containing OB-fold protein, with product MENPLPAKPRPQIDPVSRGFWENCRHGVLSVQRCDDCGHRHYPGSPVCPACLSASQSWEAVSGKGVLISWVRFHRAYWDSFRGDVPYLVCLVKLEEGPLMLSNFAGEAPADPPIGAPVEVAFERVDETLTLPKFRLGG from the coding sequence ATGGAGAACCCGCTTCCCGCCAAGCCCCGCCCGCAGATCGATCCCGTCAGCCGCGGCTTCTGGGAGAACTGCCGGCACGGCGTGCTGTCCGTGCAGCGCTGCGACGACTGCGGCCACCGGCACTATCCCGGCTCGCCCGTCTGCCCGGCCTGCCTTTCCGCTTCACAGTCGTGGGAGGCCGTGTCGGGGAAGGGTGTCCTGATCTCCTGGGTGCGGTTCCACCGCGCCTACTGGGACAGCTTCCGTGGCGATGTCCCCTACCTCGTCTGCCTCGTGAAGCTGGAGGAGGGGCCGCTGATGCTCAGCAACTTCGCCGGCGAGGCGCCGGCCGATCCACCCATCGGCGCCCCCGTCGAGGTGGCGTTCGAACGCGTGGACGAGACGCTCACCCTGCCGAAGTTCCGCTTGGGCGGCTGA
- a CDS encoding CaiB/BaiF CoA transferase family protein: MPADAPGMLTGLRVVEFADELAEYAGLILGGLGAEVIKVEPSGGSPTRRIGPFAGDGADPERSLHFWTYNRGKRSVRLDLDDPGQRAALQNLLRSADIVLDSTRGALHAALGETLDSLPGRFPGLVVARMTPFGDTGPWKDHKASDLIHLALGGVMMNCGYDAAPPWHYDLPPIAPQLWHAYHIAGEQLVVGILAALLHRLHTGEGQDVSVAVHDAVSKNTELDVMSWVMRRAPLYRMTCRHAGEHPNHVPNIGHTKDGRWCIALGLSVRDQANLVPFLARYGMQADLTTPEDGADLRARNIPGSAAADESKAHVVEVIQRFIRAYTYDDLPWREAQAAGLLWAPLRKPHENVADPHWQRRGTFAAVEHPELGRALPYPVSRWLSTETRWLPGTRAPLLGEHTDEVLRRPAAAGGPGVPARPRSGPARLSARGKAFPLQGVRIFDFSWFLASAGGTRLCAALGADVIKVEWKENPDTRLAAMAPVGGRDARRAATAPLPGVTDADMGGQFNNKNAGKSGLSLNIRHPKGLEIARRMIAQSDVVAEGFSPGVLQRLGLGYAALREIRPDIIYVQQSGMGGVGTYGRFRTIGPVAAAFAGTAEMSGLPEPAMPAGWGYSYLDWIGAYGFAMAIIGALFHRDRTGRGQWIDSSQCESGIFHGGVPILDHAVNGRSWTRIGNRSPYKPAAPHGAYRCAGTDRWIAIACFTEAEWQALCRVAGRRDWSGDPRFSTLEARLANQDALDAALTAWTRDQDAHGCMAALQAAGVPAGVCQDAEDRCDRDPQLAALDWMTEVTGTRIGRWPVTELPSRLSATPAYSGGIIDRGAPGYGEDNERLLRDLLGYSAREVAELAAEGVI, translated from the coding sequence TTGCCGGCCGACGCGCCCGGCATGCTGACGGGGCTGCGCGTGGTGGAGTTCGCCGACGAGCTGGCCGAGTATGCCGGCCTGATCCTGGGTGGCCTGGGCGCGGAGGTCATCAAGGTCGAACCCTCGGGCGGCTCCCCCACCCGCCGCATCGGACCCTTCGCCGGCGACGGAGCCGATCCGGAGCGGTCGCTGCATTTCTGGACCTACAACCGCGGCAAGCGCTCGGTGCGGCTCGACCTCGACGATCCCGGGCAGCGTGCCGCGTTGCAGAATCTGTTGCGCTCGGCCGACATCGTGCTGGATTCCACGCGTGGCGCCCTGCATGCGGCCCTGGGTGAGACCCTGGACTCCTTGCCGGGGCGCTTCCCCGGCCTGGTGGTGGCGCGGATGACGCCGTTCGGGGACACCGGCCCCTGGAAGGACCACAAGGCCAGCGACCTGATTCACCTGGCGCTGGGCGGGGTGATGATGAACTGCGGCTACGATGCCGCGCCGCCGTGGCACTACGACCTGCCGCCCATCGCGCCGCAGCTCTGGCATGCCTATCACATCGCGGGGGAGCAGCTGGTGGTCGGCATCCTCGCCGCGCTGCTGCACCGGCTCCATACCGGCGAGGGGCAGGACGTCTCCGTCGCCGTGCATGACGCCGTGTCCAAGAACACCGAGCTTGACGTGATGTCCTGGGTGATGCGCCGGGCTCCGCTCTACCGCATGACCTGTCGCCACGCCGGCGAGCACCCGAACCACGTCCCGAACATCGGCCATACCAAGGACGGGCGCTGGTGCATCGCGCTGGGCCTGTCCGTACGCGATCAGGCCAACCTGGTGCCCTTCCTGGCCCGGTACGGGATGCAGGCGGACCTGACCACGCCCGAGGACGGCGCGGATCTGCGCGCGCGCAACATCCCCGGCTCCGCCGCGGCCGACGAGTCCAAGGCGCATGTCGTGGAGGTGATCCAGCGCTTCATCCGGGCCTACACCTATGACGACCTGCCCTGGCGGGAGGCGCAGGCGGCCGGCCTGCTCTGGGCGCCGCTGCGCAAGCCGCATGAGAACGTCGCCGACCCGCACTGGCAGCGGCGCGGCACCTTCGCGGCGGTGGAGCATCCCGAACTCGGCCGCGCGTTGCCCTATCCGGTGAGCCGCTGGCTGAGCACGGAAACGCGCTGGCTCCCCGGCACCCGCGCCCCGCTCCTGGGCGAGCATACGGACGAGGTGCTGCGGCGGCCGGCGGCGGCGGGCGGGCCGGGCGTGCCGGCGCGCCCGCGCAGCGGCCCGGCGCGGCTGTCGGCGCGCGGCAAGGCCTTCCCGCTCCAGGGCGTGCGAATCTTCGACTTCTCCTGGTTCCTGGCCTCGGCCGGAGGGACGCGGCTCTGCGCCGCCCTGGGGGCGGACGTCATCAAGGTGGAGTGGAAGGAGAACCCGGACACCCGCCTGGCTGCCATGGCTCCGGTCGGCGGGCGCGACGCCCGCCGGGCCGCCACCGCGCCGCTGCCCGGCGTGACGGATGCGGACATGGGCGGGCAGTTCAACAACAAGAACGCCGGCAAGAGCGGGCTGTCGCTGAACATCCGCCATCCCAAGGGGCTGGAGATCGCGCGCCGCATGATCGCCCAGTCCGACGTGGTGGCGGAAGGCTTCTCCCCGGGCGTGCTGCAGCGCCTCGGCCTGGGCTATGCGGCGCTGCGCGAGATCCGGCCGGACATCATCTACGTGCAGCAGTCCGGCATGGGCGGCGTCGGCACCTATGGGCGCTTCCGCACCATCGGGCCCGTGGCCGCGGCCTTCGCGGGGACGGCGGAGATGTCGGGCCTGCCGGAGCCGGCGATGCCCGCGGGCTGGGGCTATTCCTACCTCGACTGGATCGGCGCGTATGGCTTCGCCATGGCGATCATCGGCGCCCTGTTCCACCGCGACCGTACGGGGCGCGGGCAGTGGATCGACAGCTCGCAGTGCGAATCCGGCATCTTCCATGGCGGTGTGCCGATCCTGGACCATGCGGTGAACGGCCGGTCCTGGACGCGCATCGGCAACCGCTCGCCCTACAAGCCCGCCGCGCCGCACGGGGCGTATCGCTGCGCCGGCACGGATCGCTGGATCGCCATCGCCTGCTTCACGGAGGCGGAGTGGCAGGCGCTTTGCCGCGTTGCCGGCAGGCGGGACTGGTCCGGGGACCCGCGCTTCTCGACGCTGGAAGCCCGCCTCGCGAACCAGGACGCGCTGGACGCGGCGCTGACCGCCTGGACGCGGGATCAGGACGCGCATGGCTGCATGGCGGCCCTGCAGGCCGCCGGCGTCCCGGCGGGCGTGTGCCAGGATGCCGAGGACCGCTGCGACCGGGACCCGCAGCTCGCGGCACTGGACTGGATGACGGAGGTGACGGGCACGAGGATCGGCCGCTGGCCCGTCACGGAGCTGCCGTCCCGGTTGTCCGCCACGCCCGCCTACAGCGGCGGCATCATCGACCGCGGCGCGCCCGGCTATGGCGAGGACAACGAGCGGTTGCTGCGGGACCTGCTTGGCTATTCGGCCCGGGAGGTGGCGGAGCTTGCGGCCGAAGGGGTGATCTGA
- a CDS encoding thiolase family protein: MSGQHQAAPRLRRAAAVVGIGHTDWVGDWARSRAGEKPADCYGYALRAFSAALRDSGLRRDEVNGLIAGPTTAYERLGEVLGINPAWGDQADAVLSVTQACMAIESGLADVVAIVYGNDQRTAGTQYGGPQAMGGDAFLSYVYHAPWGLTSQGALYALTFQAYKQARGFTEAELGEVAVAQRGWSSMNPNAIMRQRITIEDYMSSRYVCEPLHLFDYCLINDGGVAMILAEAERAKRICERPVFIEGVGRSDLNRGATALEPRLTEFYLSAQRQAAARSYAMAGIGPEDMDVFQVYDSFSVHVPLALEGYGYCALGEAGKFLREQRIGPGGRLPTNTGGGHLSETYMQGWAHQIECVRQLRGECGERQVEGCSHVHYTSDVAGKAVSLIYAR; this comes from the coding sequence ATGAGCGGGCAGCATCAGGCGGCGCCGAGGCTGCGGCGTGCCGCCGCGGTGGTGGGGATCGGGCATACCGACTGGGTGGGCGACTGGGCGCGCAGCCGGGCCGGCGAGAAGCCGGCGGATTGCTACGGCTACGCGCTGCGGGCCTTCTCGGCGGCGCTGCGGGATTCCGGGCTGCGGCGGGACGAGGTCAACGGGCTGATCGCGGGCCCGACCACCGCCTATGAGCGCCTGGGCGAGGTGCTCGGCATCAACCCCGCCTGGGGCGACCAGGCGGATGCCGTGCTCTCCGTGACGCAGGCCTGCATGGCGATCGAGAGCGGCCTGGCCGACGTGGTGGCCATCGTCTACGGCAACGACCAGCGCACGGCCGGCACCCAGTATGGCGGGCCGCAAGCCATGGGGGGCGATGCCTTCCTCTCCTACGTCTATCACGCGCCCTGGGGCCTCACCTCCCAGGGCGCGCTCTACGCCCTCACCTTCCAGGCCTACAAGCAGGCGCGCGGCTTCACCGAGGCAGAGCTGGGCGAGGTGGCCGTGGCGCAGCGCGGTTGGTCCTCGATGAATCCCAACGCCATCATGCGGCAGCGCATCACGATCGAGGACTACATGTCCTCCCGCTACGTGTGCGAGCCGCTGCACCTGTTCGACTACTGCCTGATCAACGACGGCGGCGTCGCCATGATCCTCGCGGAGGCAGAGCGGGCGAAGCGCATCTGCGAGCGGCCCGTCTTCATCGAAGGCGTGGGCCGGTCGGACCTGAACCGTGGCGCCACGGCGCTGGAGCCGCGCCTCACGGAGTTCTACCTGTCCGCGCAGCGCCAGGCGGCGGCGCGCTCCTATGCCATGGCCGGCATCGGGCCGGAGGACATGGATGTCTTCCAGGTCTACGACAGCTTCTCCGTTCACGTTCCCCTGGCGCTGGAAGGCTACGGCTACTGCGCGCTCGGGGAGGCAGGGAAGTTCCTGCGGGAGCAACGGATCGGACCGGGCGGGCGGCTGCCGACCAATACCGGTGGCGGGCACCTGTCGGAGACCTACATGCAAGGCTGGGCGCACCAGATTGAATGCGTCCGGCAGCTGCGGGGTGAATGCGGCGAGCGGCAGGTCGAGGGTTGCAGCCACGTCCACTATACCTCGGACGTCGCCGGCAAGGCCGTCTCATTGATCTACGCACGGTAG
- a CDS encoding SDR family NAD(P)-dependent oxidoreductase, with protein sequence MTAPLRIPDLHGKAVLITGSSTGIGAAVARAFGAQGMRVAVHGHAHPEAAEAVAHDVERAGGHAVVLRADLQATEDCAALVRDAHAALGGLDVLVNNAGGVVERRPVRDVDDALYDAITELNARSVFACSRAALPIMEAQGGGCIVSTTSLAARNGGGGRSVLYAASKAFVSTFTRGLAKEVARFHIRVNAVAPGVIDKPGKAATTPTHQIEASLRQTPMRRMGSVDECVGAYLYLASPQLSGFVTGQVLEVNGGLLMP encoded by the coding sequence ATGACGGCACCACTGCGGATTCCTGACCTGCACGGCAAGGCCGTGCTGATCACGGGCTCCTCCACCGGCATCGGCGCCGCCGTCGCGCGTGCCTTCGGCGCCCAGGGCATGCGGGTCGCCGTGCATGGCCATGCCCACCCCGAGGCGGCGGAGGCGGTTGCCCATGACGTCGAGCGTGCCGGCGGACATGCGGTGGTGCTGCGCGCCGACCTGCAGGCAACGGAGGACTGCGCAGCCCTGGTGCGTGACGCCCATGCCGCCCTGGGAGGGCTGGACGTTCTGGTGAACAACGCCGGTGGCGTGGTGGAGCGCCGGCCTGTCCGCGACGTCGACGACGCGCTCTACGACGCCATCACCGAGCTGAACGCGCGTTCCGTCTTCGCCTGCTCACGCGCTGCCCTGCCCATCATGGAAGCGCAAGGAGGCGGCTGCATCGTCTCCACCACCTCCCTGGCGGCGCGGAACGGCGGCGGCGGCCGCTCCGTCCTCTACGCCGCCTCCAAGGCCTTCGTCTCCACCTTCACCCGTGGCTTGGCCAAGGAAGTCGCGCGCTTCCACATCAGGGTCAACGCCGTCGCGCCCGGCGTCATCGACAAGCCGGGCAAGGCGGCCACCACGCCGACGCACCAGATCGAGGCATCGCTGCGGCAGACACCGATGCGGCGGATGGGAAGCGTGGACGAATGCGTCGGCGCCTACCTCTACCTCGCCTCGCCCCAGCTTTCCGGCTTCGTCACCGGCCAAGTGCTGGAGGTGAATGGCGGGCTGCTGATGCCCTGA